The Antennarius striatus isolate MH-2024 chromosome 20, ASM4005453v1, whole genome shotgun sequence genome includes a region encoding these proteins:
- the topbp1 gene encoding DNA topoisomerase 2-binding protein 1: MSKGNKEDFIVKFVEIKGQKTDHAVRAYEAILELQSEKHLKNIDEDAILQMKQKDKCLYVFSSFNTPAFLHCKKLGCRVVSPLVVLYCLQQQYCVPKAEKPVYNMAMADVTISCTSLDKATRTEVMDLVLLMGGRVYLDLNVSVNHLIAGEVGSKKYLVAASLGKPILLPTWVKACWERSQDSLFRYTDLPIEDYLCPVLRGCTVCVTGLSSTERKEVQRLCEQHGANYSGQLKMNECTHLIVSEPTGQKYECAQKWNVYCVSLPWLFDSIQKGYCQDESRYTVNRNTSRTTRQQTSTPTGTNKKDEGSSLLGWSHISVNASMTINDTALTNGTVSCLEAPDPIDSLDVTACRAEDLLDGCKLYLCGLPVKKLEKLRRVVNSLGGLRFNQPSEELTHVVMGELDQDLKNFLSEAKHRPHVLTVQWLLESFSKGSLLPEAAYLHPDCLPPATAPTTHRTSTYRPSAGPLVDSPSTPRHKRAEEYLLSQYVDDDPTLVDMPQAGDETSITAPDPQPDLCAANNTRGPEPDSTLQEASEAGLFSGKRFLLVGFGAEAEAQLSLLVTENGGRVRMGRTRVVADYAVVPLLGCSVEATVDEVVTDTWLAMCVEKECVLQPSSNPLFTPIPTMEGRFPLRRCVLSVSQFTGAERESLVELAKHLGADVQDYFVRLANQKKGMLASTHLVLQTPEGTKYQAAKKWGLPAVTMHWLLESARSGKRAEESRFLVDLPPTPEKDEESFVGASQKPSMPPPARLSPEIPLLGLQSGKAVTPLDLGRFQSKVFRSVLDEMKPRDDITTPKQNQEARQQNVVQKEPSLKLDTPSRFLSRDQLFRPSFNVKDALGVLETPGGESKPRGKVETPLTEIVQRNLKVALANSRQNDSSDMESASASPQLSKTTETKVPEKDHPLDGVVICVSKKLGKMQSELNAIAASLGADFRWACDDTVTHYLYQGRVGDNTREYRGLKERGLHVVSQYWLHACAEEQKHVPESLYPFTYNPKMSLNLSQVPSSSQRSPPLTRTQLRGVTEANDDKCEPIADEAAPSRRVSNGSVDKEEVQDAAERSGISETLEMRQNLQRQLQEIMSATKLTTGRRASVRLNRVGSGGGDSGPNTPDGSRGRNGSRRTLEALRVSREAATDMNTEPSQSEQIVWDDPTAREERAKLADHLQWPGSPSQHFEPPGPPPAAEDRPQLKDSMTDSELVEMAACDVIDQHMSKRATTPPTKQPANNILTPEAPSIAFPVTKPPVAPEPQEESKEEKQPPRFQLSSLSPQERINYSHLIEELGGVVLDKQSFDPSCSHIIVGTPLRNEKYLAALAAGKWILHRSYLEASRAIGHFIPEEEFEWGSSSILDALPSITSQQRRLALAAMRWRKSLQGCSKQRGAFSGWTVMLNIDQNRESGFRRLLQSGGAKVLPSPSPSLYKEATHLFADFNRLKPGDFRVDVSEASSQGVTCLKPEYIADYLMQDPTPPIELYWLTQAPTKGASEDTPGAASRKRKAAADSSRLKKSRLN; encoded by the exons ATGTCCAAAGGAAACAAGGAAGACTTCATTGTTAAGTTTGTGGAAATTAAAGGCCAGAAAACAGATCATGCTGTCAGGGCTTATGAG GCCATTCTGGAGCTGCAGTCTGAAAAACACTTGAAGAACATAGATGAAGATGCCATTTTACAGATGAAGCAGAAGGACAAGTGTCTTTATGTCTTCAGCAGTTTCAACACCCCAGCGTTTCTACACTGCAAAAAG CTTGGATGTCGAGTGGTGAGTCCCCTGGtggtgttgtactgcctgcagCAACAGTATTGTGTCCCCAAAGCAGAGAAGCCCGTCTATAACATGGCCATGGCTGACGTTACTATTTCATGCACGAGCCTGGATAAAGCAACTCGG acagaGGTGATGGACCTGGTGCTGCTCATGGGTGGACGGGTTTATCTTGACCTAAATGTATCCGTCAATCATCTGATAGCAGGAGAGGTGGGCAGCAAGAAGTATTTGGTGGCTGCCAGTCTGGGAAAACCCATACTTCTGCCTACATGGGTGAAAGCCTGCTGGGAAAGATCTCAGGACAG CCTTTTCAGGTACACAGATCTGCCCATAGAGGACTACCTGTGTCCTGTGCTGCGTGGTTGTACAGTCTGCGTGACGGGCCTGTCCAGCACGGAGCGTAAAGAGGTCCAACGACTCTGTGAGCAGCACGGAGCCAATTACTCCGGTCAGCTCAAAATGAACGAGTGCACACACCTCATCGTTAGTGAACCGACAG GTCAGAAATACGAGTGTGCGCAGAAGTGGAATGTGTATTGCGTATCCCTGCCCTGGTTATTTGACAGCATACAGAAGGGATATTGCCAAGATGAGAGCAGATACACTGTGAACCGCAATACATCAAGGACTACCCGACAGCAAACTTCTACCCCTACGGGCACCAACAAGAAGGACG AGGGATCGTCTCTCTTGGGCTGGAGCCACATCTCTGTAAATGCCAGCATGACAATAAATGACACCGCCCTCACCAACGGCACCGTCAGTTGTCTGGAGGCGCCAGACCCCATAGACAGCCTGGACGTCACCGCCTGCCGCGCTGAGGATTTACTGGATGGCTGTAAG CTGTATCTGTGCGGCCTGCCGGTGAAGAAACTGGAGAAGCTGCGGCGTGTGGTTAACTCTTTAGGAGGTCTGCGCTTCAACCAGCCCAGTGAGGAACTCACACATGTGGTCATGGGAGAGCTGGACCAGGACCTCAAGAATTTTCTCTCCGAGGCAAAACACAG ACCTCATGTATTAACAGTCCAGTGGCTGCTGGAGAGTTTCAGCAAAGGCAGTTTACTCCCAGAAGCTGCATACCTCCACCCAGACTGTCTGCCCCCAGCTACAGCTCCAACCACCCATCGTACCTCCACCTACAGACCCTCAGCTGGTCCTCTGGTGGACAGTCCCAGCACTCCCAGGCATAAGAGGGCAGAGGAATACCTGCTTTCACAGTATGTGGATGATGACCCTACATTAG TCGACATGCCTCAAGCAGGAGATGAGACCAGCATCACAGCTCCAGATCCTCAGCCTGACCTCTGTGCAGCAAATAACACCAGAGGACCAGAGCCGGACTCCACCCTGCAAGAGGCCAGCGAGGCAGGCCTGTTCTCTGGGAAACGCTTCCTTCTTGTAGGCTTCGGCGCCGAGGCAGAGGCCCAGCTTTCTCTCCTGGTGACAGAAAACGGGGGCAGGGTGCGGATGGGACGAACACGTGTTGTAGCAGACTACGCTGTGGTCCCTTTGTTGGGCTGCTCAGTTGAGGCCACGGTGGATGAGGTGGTCACGGATACCTGGCTG GccatgtgtgtggagaaggagTGTGTTCTCCAGCCGTCCTCCAACCCTTTGTTCACCCCCATTCCTACGATGGAAGGACGTTTTCCTCTCAGACGTTGTGTCCTTTCTGTCAGCCAGTTCACCGGAGCAGAGAGGGAATCTTTGGTGGAGTTGGCCAAACACCTTGGAGCCGA TGTCCAGGATTACTTTGTGCGCCTGGCCAATCAGAAAAAAGGCATGCTGGCCAGCACTCATCTAGTGTTGCAAACCCCCGAAGGAACAAAGTACCAGGCAGCAAAGAAGTGGGGGCTCCCAGCTGTCACCATGCACTGGCTTCTGGAGTCTGCTCGGAGCGGAAAACGGGCAGAAGAAAGCCGCTTTCTAGTTGACCTGCCACCCACACCAG AAAAAGATGAGGAGAGTTTTGTTGGTGCTTCCCAGAAGCCCAGCATGCCCCCGCCAGCACGTTTGTCTCCAGAGATCCCCTTACTGGGTCTCCAGAGCGGTAAGGCTGTCACCCCGCTAGACTTGGGCCGCTTCCAAAGCAAAGTTTTTCGTTCTGTGTTGGATGAAATGAAGCCTAGAGACGACATCACCACCCCAAAACAAAATCAGGAGGCCCGACAACAGAATGTCGTTCAGAAGGAGCCGTCTCTGAAGCTGGACACCCCCTCTCGTTTCCTCAGCAGAGACCAGCTTTTCAGGCCTTCCTTCAATGTCAAG GATGCACTTGGAGTGCTGGAAACTCCTGGGGGAGAATCGAAACCAAGAGGGAAGGTGGAGACGCCCCTGACTGAAATCGTTCAGAGGAACCTGAAGGTGGCGCTAGCGAATAGCAGACAAAACGACTCGTCAGATATGGAGTCGGCTTCTGCCAGCCCCCAACTCAGCAAAACGACAGAGACgaag GTCCCAGAAAAAGACCACCCTCTGGATGGTGTCGTGATCTGTGTTTCAAAGAAGCTCGGCAAAATGCAGAGTGAACTCAACGCCATCGCCGCCTCGCTCGGCGCTGACTTCAG atggGCATGTGACGATACAGTCACTCACTACCTCTACCAGGGGCGTGTCGGGGACAACACCCGGGAGTACAGAGGGCTGAAGGAGAGGGGGCTTCATGTGGTCTCCCAGTACTGGCTGCACGCT TGCGCTGAGGAGCAGAAGCATGTCCCCGAGTCTCTCTATCCTTTCACCTACAACCCCAAGATGAGTCTGAACCTCAGCCAGGTGCCCAGCAGCTCCCAGAGATCTCCGCCTTTAACACGAACCCAACTTAGAGGAGTCACTGAGGCGAATGACGACAAG TGTGAGCCCATCGCAGATGAAGCTGCCCCCTCACGCCGTGTGAGCAATGGAAGCGTAGATAAAGAAGAGGTGCAAGACGCAGCAGAAAGAAGTG GGATTTCAGAGACTCTGGAGATGAGACAGAACCTGCAGAGACAGCTCCAGGAGATCATGTCAGCCACCAAGCTAACGACGGGAAGGCGCGCCTCGGTCAGGCTCAACAGGGTGGGATCGGGAGGGGGTGACTCGGGCCCCAACACACCTGATGGGAGCCGTGGACGCAATGGGAGTAGACGTACTCTTGAAGCTCTGAG AGTTTCCAGAGAAGCTGCAACGGACATGAACACAGAGCCCTCTCAGAGCGAACAGATAGTTTGGGACGACCCTACGGCGAGGGAGGAGAGAGCCAAGCTGGCCGATCATTTACAGTGGCCTGGGAGTCCATCGCAACACTTTGAGCCCCCAGGGCCTCCGCCTGCTGCAGAAGACCGGCCTCAGCTCAAGGACTCCATGACAGACTCTGAGCTGGTGGAGATGG CTGCTTGTGACGTCATCGACCAACACATGAGCAAAAGGGCCACAACACCTCCAACAAAGCAGCCAGCAAACAACATCCTCACTCCTGAAGCCCCCAGCATCGCCTTCCCTGTCACAAAACCCCCAGTAGCGCCGGAGCCACAG GAGGAGAGCAAGGAAGAAAAGCAGCCCCCCAGATTCCAGCTGTCCTCCCTCAGCCCTCAGGAGCGCATCAATTACAGTCACCTGATCGAGGAGCTCG GAGGTGTCGTCCTGGACAAGCAGTCTTTCGACCCCAGCTGCTCACACATCATCGTCGGGACTCCTCTGCGTAACGAGAAGTACCTGGCAGCGCTGGCGGCGGGTAAATGGATCCTGCACCGCTCGTACCTGGAGGCGTCCCGCGCCATCGGTCACTTCATTCCG GAGGAGGAGTTTGAGTGGGGCAGCAGCTCCATCCTGGATGCGTTGCCCTCCATCACCTCCCAGCAAAGGAGATTAGCGTTAGCCGCTATGCGTTGGAGGAAGTCCCTGCAGGGATGCTCCAAGCAAAGG GGAGCCTTCAGTGGATGGACAGTCATGCTGAACATAGATCAGAATAGAGAATCAGGCTTCAGGCGGTTGCTGCAGTCTGGAGGAGCAAAA GTCCTGCCGAGCCCCTCCCCTTCCTTATACAAGGAAGCCACCCACCTGTTTGCAGACTTCAACCGACTGAAGCCCGGTGACTTCAGAGTCGACGTCTCAGAGGCTTCCTCCCAGGGAGTCACATGCTTGAAGCCAGAGTACATTGCAGATTACCTCATGCAG GATCCCACCCCGCCCATAGAGCTGTACTGGTTGACCCAGGCCCCGACCAAGGGCGCCTCCGAAGACACTCCCGGCGCTGCATCACGGAAGCGTAAAGCGGCGGCAGACAGCTCCAGGCTGAAAAAGTCCCGTCTGAACTGA